From one Spiroplasma endosymbiont of Panorpa germanica genomic stretch:
- a CDS encoding rhomboid family intramembrane serine protease: protein MKSEITNNRLTLVNYFIKKEGYKPQKTQNNDEISYLYNSNAKIKIIRIKATSGDGDFRNDAIIDDIAKKSKNASREKIEILWIYLDNSTNIKDETVESDIKIFGDKNNLVTKLKPFFANIDKLKFSDKKADDEIIVDLKDQEQVKKLIEDLDDKNSDVSKKFQEFHNKIQGGQLIGTWIATALFSFVPILIFLYLTFFSGGVVGFDPDSIKLFAGGTNFNLTILGGQFWRVFTYGFSGATGSLITDFIIIGINFYALKKLSSYTENLIGALKMMVIIFVGYIICGLIFSILIPSKVFGGPIVISAILFGALLIKVSGKHDVISILTKKEMIYPGFFIFMFPLFELNESTYWVISAGFCVGMGLSIILNSNYKDGFSGRLFSGYFIVATFLFLPLIMLLVPTYIPAMHNSTINSLGMYIQRGFLKVEMANEIIGKIGWKSQFIIDGDNLVLVSI from the coding sequence ATGAAATCAGAGATTACAAATAACCGCCTTACTTTAGTGAATTACTTTATTAAAAAAGAGGGGTACAAACCACAAAAAACACAAAATAACGATGAAATTTCATATTTATACAACAGTAATGCCAAGATAAAAATAATTAGAATTAAAGCCACTTCCGGAGATGGCGATTTTAGAAATGATGCAATTATTGATGACATTGCTAAAAAATCAAAAAACGCAAGTCGTGAGAAAATCGAGATATTATGAATTTACTTAGACAATTCAACAAACATCAAGGATGAAACTGTTGAATCAGACATTAAAATATTTGGGGATAAAAATAATTTAGTTACCAAACTAAAACCTTTTTTTGCAAATATTGATAAGTTGAAGTTTTCAGATAAAAAAGCAGATGATGAAATAATCGTTGATTTAAAAGATCAAGAACAAGTTAAGAAATTAATTGAGGATCTAGACGATAAAAATAGTGATGTAAGTAAAAAGTTTCAAGAGTTCCATAATAAAATTCAAGGTGGACAACTAATTGGAACTTGAATTGCAACTGCGCTTTTTTCATTCGTCCCAATTTTAATATTCCTTTATTTAACATTTTTTTCTGGAGGAGTCGTTGGTTTTGATCCCGATTCAATTAAATTATTTGCTGGGGGAACTAACTTTAATTTAACAATTTTGGGTGGTCAATTCTGAAGAGTGTTTACATACGGATTTTCAGGAGCAACAGGTTCTTTAATTACTGACTTTATTATTATTGGAATCAACTTTTACGCATTAAAGAAATTATCATCTTATACTGAAAACCTTATTGGGGCCCTTAAAATGATGGTAATCATCTTTGTGGGTTACATTATTTGTGGTTTAATTTTTTCAATTTTAATACCTTCAAAAGTATTTGGAGGACCAATTGTAATTTCTGCTATTTTATTTGGGGCTTTATTGATTAAAGTATCAGGTAAGCATGATGTTATTTCTATATTAACTAAAAAAGAAATGATTTACCCAGGGTTTTTCATATTCATGTTTCCTTTATTCGAACTAAACGAATCAACTTATTGAGTAATTTCAGCAGGATTCTGTGTAGGAATGGGATTATCGATTATTTTAAATTCTAATTACAAAGATGGATTTAGTGGTCGTTTATTTTCGGGATACTTCATTGTAGCTACATTTTTATTCCTACCATTAATTATGCTATTAGTACCAACATACATTCCAGCAATGCACAATTCAACAATTAATTCACTGGGAATGTATATCCAAAGAGGCTTTTTAAAAGTTGAAATGGCTAATGAAATTATTGGTAAAATCGGTTGAAAATCTCAATTTATCATTGACGGTGATAATTTAGTTTTAGTGTCTATCTAA
- a CDS encoding RluA family pseudouridine synthase, whose protein sequence is MNKINFTVSEQDRLDKFIFNSCQEEYEFSRSYIQKLINDDLVLVNGEVKPARFKIKAGDLVEVIIPEAQSSEILPENIDIEIVYQDNDIIVVNKPNDMVVHPAIGNYSQTLVNALMYHIKDLSTIGGVNRPGIVHRLDKQTTGLLVVAKNDKAHKKLTEMLKDKEIHKEYLGIVHGIILENEGIIDAPIGRHPGDRKKMAVTEKNSKYAKTNFKVLERFESHTLVSCVIETGRTHQIRVHFNFIKHPIYGDQVYGHLSDKKSEYGQYLHAWKLSFLHPITGEKMFFEIDPPEWFNDKINMLRKSS, encoded by the coding sequence ATGAATAAAATAAATTTTACAGTTTCAGAACAAGATCGACTAGACAAATTTATTTTTAATAGTTGTCAAGAAGAATATGAATTTTCGCGTTCGTACATTCAAAAATTGATTAACGATGATTTAGTTTTAGTAAATGGGGAAGTCAAGCCAGCGCGCTTTAAAATAAAGGCTGGAGATTTAGTTGAAGTTATTATTCCTGAAGCTCAATCCTCAGAGATACTACCAGAAAATATTGATATTGAAATAGTTTATCAAGATAATGATATAATCGTTGTTAACAAACCCAATGATATGGTGGTACACCCAGCCATTGGAAATTATTCACAAACCTTAGTTAATGCTTTGATGTACCACATTAAAGATTTATCAACCATTGGTGGAGTTAATCGCCCAGGAATCGTTCATCGTCTAGATAAACAAACAACCGGTTTGCTTGTTGTGGCCAAAAACGATAAGGCTCATAAAAAGCTAACTGAAATGCTTAAAGATAAAGAAATTCATAAAGAATATTTAGGAATCGTTCATGGGATTATTCTTGAAAATGAAGGAATAATTGATGCCCCAATTGGTAGACACCCAGGTGATCGCAAGAAAATGGCTGTTACTGAAAAAAATAGTAAGTATGCCAAGACTAATTTCAAAGTTTTGGAGAGATTTGAAAGTCATACTCTAGTTAGTTGTGTTATTGAGACAGGAAGAACTCATCAAATTCGAGTCCACTTCAACTTTATTAAACACCCAATTTATGGTGATCAAGTTTATGGTCATTTGAGCGATAAAAAATCAGAATATGGTCAATACTTGCATGCTTGAAAATTATCATTCTTACATCCGATAACAGGTGAAAAAATGTTTTTCGAAATTGACCCACCGGAGTGATTTAATGATAAAATAAATATGTTAAGAAAGTCAAGTTAG
- a CDS encoding signal peptidase II, which translates to MFFQNFKTYLVKHNYEWKFKLIVCLPIFASLVAIDWITKGIVVAKMSYNEQGSLIPGFLKLHYIINPGAAYGMNSDNVGLAITIATLVTLIMSLIFVFVNDRFWLIGITILLAGSWANLLARAWAPAVPGSGIKGGVVDFLVWDFSFLGSDGYIFNIADLWVNVAVVYFVVVAFPATIAGFIKESKENKRLEEEMINSQKSQVDSEALEPEVKNTKKKIEDKKTDKKKEE; encoded by the coding sequence TTGTTTTTTCAAAATTTTAAAACATATTTAGTTAAGCATAACTATGAATGAAAATTTAAACTAATAGTTTGTTTACCAATTTTTGCTTCTTTGGTTGCCATCGACTGAATTACAAAAGGAATAGTCGTGGCCAAAATGTCATATAATGAACAAGGTAGTTTAATCCCTGGATTTTTAAAACTTCACTACATAATAAACCCGGGTGCAGCTTATGGAATGAACTCTGATAATGTCGGTTTGGCGATTACAATAGCCACGCTGGTAACCCTGATAATGTCATTAATTTTTGTTTTTGTAAATGATCGTTTTTGATTAATAGGAATTACAATTTTGTTAGCAGGTAGCTGAGCTAATTTACTAGCTCGAGCATGAGCCCCAGCAGTACCAGGTAGTGGTATTAAAGGTGGAGTTGTTGATTTTCTAGTCTGAGATTTTAGCTTTCTAGGAAGTGATGGTTATATTTTCAATATTGCTGATTTATGAGTTAATGTTGCTGTGGTTTACTTTGTTGTGGTGGCTTTCCCTGCAACAATTGCAGGATTTATCAAGGAGTCAAAAGAAAATAAACGTCTAGAAGAGGAAATGATAAATTCACAAAAATCTCAAGTAGACAGCGAAGCACTTGAACCCGAAGTCAAAAATACTAAGAAAAAAATCGAAGATAAAAAAACCGATAAGAAAAAAGAGGAATAG
- the ileS gene encoding isoleucine--tRNA ligase: MANYKETLLIQNTDFDMRAGLKEKEPKIQERWEKLNIYNKKLQLNNEKPLFILHDGPPYANGDIHVGHALNKSLKDFIVRWKNSSGYKSPYIMGWDTHGLPIETAIAKTGVDRKKVSPEVFRDLCKNYAIEQIENQKKGFKRLGIFTDENVIYRTLDPSFEISQLKLFAKLVEKNLVYKDLKPIFWSPSSETALAEAEIEYQDVKSPSMYIAAKVVTTKAWKNSAKDYFVIWTTTPWTIPANQLIAAGSEIEYSLVKVKNDKRRFVVSTDLLKTVTETIGWEDVKILETFTGKVLENSTYQHPLYETKLSKVVLGDHVTSESGTGLVHTAGGFGEDDYLLVKREKMQAFAPIDNAGYFDKTIEDKDLIGIFYDDANKIVGSKLTANQNLLKMKWITHSYPHDWRTKKPVIWRATAQWFVGLKQVIPQIVKQIDNVKTKPEWSQNRLRSLIEGREEWTISRQRLWGVPIIGFYDSNEKLVLNSEVVNYAIDILAKEGTNVWFTKPADHFLPKNWQNKNLTKETDILDVWFDSGCSNLALQERFPEFKRPFDVYLEGNDQYRGWFNSSLVNSVIWDGQAPYKELITHGMTNDEKGKKMSKSIGNTIDPIGIANEMGADILRLWVASTDYTDDQKIGPEILKQVGESYRKIRNTIRFILTNLEDFDPSKNYQKELTQVDEYSLHKLSVFKQKIIQAYDSYQFNLVYQLLNNYVNNDLSAFYLDFIKDILYIEKSDNLRRRQVQTILYEQLWVLIDTIRPILIHTSEEIYDNIKFIKKEESVHLLDIKKQDFINKEAFVKKWDLFMQFRDEINKALELARNEKIIKKSFEAQVEIEISKEFEEMSKIIDLSQILIVSQVEFKKVANPNFIGKIGKVSIKLREGLKCERCWGIFSTLKTEDLCERCFLVIKK; encoded by the coding sequence ATGGCAAATTACAAAGAAACACTTTTAATACAAAATACAGATTTTGACATGAGAGCGGGATTGAAAGAAAAAGAACCCAAAATTCAAGAACGCTGAGAAAAGTTAAATATTTACAATAAGAAATTACAATTAAACAACGAAAAACCGTTATTTATTCTCCATGATGGGCCGCCATATGCAAATGGAGATATCCATGTTGGACATGCTTTGAACAAAAGTTTAAAGGATTTTATCGTTCGTTGAAAAAATAGTAGTGGATATAAATCTCCATATATTATGGGATGAGACACTCATGGACTACCAATTGAAACAGCCATCGCCAAAACTGGAGTAGACAGAAAAAAGGTGAGTCCTGAGGTTTTTAGAGACTTGTGTAAAAATTATGCAATTGAACAAATCGAAAATCAAAAAAAAGGTTTCAAACGTTTAGGGATTTTTACAGACGAAAACGTTATTTATCGTACTTTAGACCCAAGTTTTGAAATTAGTCAATTAAAGCTATTTGCTAAATTAGTTGAAAAAAACCTAGTTTACAAAGATTTGAAGCCGATCTTTTGATCACCTTCAAGTGAAACGGCATTAGCAGAAGCTGAAATTGAGTACCAAGATGTTAAGTCACCAAGTATGTATATTGCAGCTAAAGTTGTTACTACTAAGGCTTGAAAAAATAGCGCAAAAGATTACTTCGTAATCTGAACAACAACTCCTTGAACTATTCCAGCCAATCAATTAATTGCGGCGGGAAGTGAAATTGAATATTCATTGGTGAAAGTTAAAAATGATAAACGTCGTTTTGTTGTTTCCACAGATTTATTGAAAACAGTTACAGAAACAATCGGTTGAGAAGATGTTAAAATTTTAGAAACATTTACAGGAAAAGTTTTAGAAAATTCAACTTACCAACACCCACTTTATGAGACAAAATTGTCAAAGGTAGTTTTAGGAGATCATGTTACAAGTGAATCTGGAACTGGTTTAGTTCATACAGCTGGGGGATTTGGTGAGGATGACTATTTACTTGTTAAGCGCGAGAAAATGCAGGCATTCGCTCCAATTGATAATGCTGGTTATTTTGATAAAACTATTGAGGATAAAGATTTAATCGGGATTTTCTATGATGATGCAAATAAGATTGTGGGTTCAAAATTAACAGCCAACCAAAATCTGTTGAAAATGAAATGAATTACCCACTCGTACCCTCATGATTGAAGAACTAAAAAACCAGTTATTTGAAGAGCTACTGCACAATGATTTGTAGGATTAAAACAAGTAATCCCCCAAATCGTGAAGCAAATTGATAATGTAAAAACAAAACCAGAATGAAGTCAAAACCGATTAAGATCATTAATTGAAGGTCGCGAGGAATGAACCATTTCTCGTCAAAGACTTTGAGGAGTGCCTATCATTGGATTTTATGACAGCAATGAAAAATTAGTTTTAAACTCTGAGGTAGTAAATTATGCAATCGATATTTTAGCCAAAGAGGGAACAAACGTTTGATTCACTAAACCAGCCGATCACTTCTTACCAAAAAATTGACAAAATAAAAATCTAACTAAGGAAACAGACATATTAGATGTTTGATTTGACTCGGGATGTTCAAATTTAGCTTTACAAGAAAGATTCCCAGAATTTAAACGACCATTTGATGTTTATTTAGAAGGAAACGACCAATATCGTGGTTGATTTAACTCTAGTTTAGTTAACTCAGTTATTTGAGATGGTCAAGCTCCATACAAGGAATTAATCACTCACGGAATGACCAATGATGAAAAGGGTAAAAAAATGTCAAAATCAATTGGTAACACAATTGACCCAATTGGAATTGCTAATGAAATGGGAGCGGATATTCTAAGACTTTGAGTTGCATCAACAGATTACACTGATGATCAAAAAATTGGACCAGAAATATTAAAACAAGTTGGTGAATCTTATAGAAAAATCAGAAACACAATTCGCTTTATTTTAACTAATTTAGAGGACTTTGATCCAAGTAAAAATTATCAAAAAGAACTAACTCAAGTAGATGAATATAGCTTGCATAAATTATCAGTATTTAAGCAAAAAATTATTCAAGCCTATGATAGTTATCAATTTAACTTGGTTTACCAATTATTAAATAACTATGTAAATAATGACTTATCAGCATTTTACCTAGACTTTATTAAGGATATCTTGTATATTGAGAAAAGTGATAATTTACGTCGCCGTCAAGTTCAAACAATTTTATACGAGCAATTATGAGTTTTAATTGATACAATAAGACCGATCTTAATTCACACTAGTGAAGAAATTTATGATAACATTAAATTTATTAAAAAAGAAGAATCAGTTCACTTATTAGATATTAAAAAACAGGACTTTATTAACAAAGAAGCGTTTGTTAAAAAATGAGATTTATTCATGCAATTCCGTGATGAGATTAATAAAGCCTTAGAGTTAGCGCGTAATGAAAAAATCATTAAAAAATCATTTGAAGCTCAAGTGGAAATAGAAATTAGTAAAGAATTTGAGGAAATGAGTAAAATAATTGACTTAAGTCAAATATTGATTGTTAGTCAAGTTGAATTTAAAAAAGTAGCAAATCCAAATTTTATAGGTAAAATAGGTAAAGTAAGCATAAAACTTCGCGAAGGTCTTAAATGTGAGAGATGTTGAGGAATTTTTTCAACATTAAAAACTGAAGACTTGTGTGAACGTTGCTTCTTAGTAATTAAGAAATAA
- a CDS encoding ATP-binding cassette domain-containing protein, with protein MKENEKSILVELNNVSKIFKKGAWALKKINLKIYQNEIVAFLGANGSGKSVLASIIANNLVQSAGFIDYYFTQDSVFESVGIQFRDQNWPSGFITKDIIDLYRNIFAIEDEVWVQTLIEVFEINAFLNKALSKLSVVNLQMFSLFLAFFHKPELVVVDEISSSIGYNFRTRIFEFFESFVKNYNGTLIIVSPDHDFIDQYASRVIFLNDGHIIDDRSIFDLEQNYLSAANYIKKISNEISSKIIKPKPDPFFKPILKDYNNKIVSLKKQIEKIFEKYPFVKESSYEIFVENTLFYFDEINNKIVELSNESLEKENVIAVRRLIKLNNKKAKVELKKIKKFAKRNSQFQKLKKIEKEIKQFLEYLNNNIKSIFRNNEIIFGGKKKQLLNINVQQSELEKMKQKYIRKELKTIKIERRNYKKFKRNLK; from the coding sequence ATGAAAGAAAACGAAAAAAGCATTTTAGTAGAATTAAACAACGTCTCTAAAATTTTTAAGAAGGGTGCTTGGGCCTTAAAAAAAATTAATCTAAAAATTTATCAAAATGAAATCGTTGCTTTTTTGGGAGCTAATGGTAGTGGTAAAAGTGTTTTGGCAAGCATTATTGCCAATAATCTGGTTCAGAGTGCGGGATTTATTGATTATTATTTCACTCAAGATTCAGTTTTTGAATCTGTAGGAATTCAATTTCGCGATCAAAATTGACCAAGTGGTTTCATCACTAAAGATATTATTGATTTGTATAGAAATATTTTCGCAATTGAAGATGAAGTTTGAGTTCAAACTTTGATTGAGGTTTTTGAAATCAATGCTTTTTTAAATAAAGCCTTGTCTAAATTAAGCGTTGTTAACTTGCAAATGTTTAGTTTATTTTTAGCCTTTTTTCACAAACCAGAATTGGTAGTGGTGGATGAAATTTCCTCATCGATTGGTTATAATTTTAGAACAAGAATTTTTGAATTTTTTGAAAGTTTTGTAAAAAATTATAACGGAACCTTGATTATAGTTTCACCAGACCATGATTTCATTGATCAGTATGCCTCAAGAGTTATTTTTCTAAATGATGGACACATAATTGATGACCGTAGCATCTTTGACTTGGAGCAAAATTACTTATCAGCTGCCAACTACATTAAAAAAATTAGCAATGAAATTAGTTCTAAAATTATCAAGCCTAAACCAGATCCATTCTTTAAACCAATTTTAAAAGATTATAATAATAAAATAGTTAGCTTGAAAAAACAAATTGAAAAAATCTTTGAGAAATATCCATTTGTTAAAGAGAGTTCTTATGAAATTTTTGTGGAGAATACTTTATTTTACTTCGACGAGATAAATAATAAAATCGTGGAGTTGTCAAATGAGAGTTTGGAAAAAGAAAATGTAATTGCAGTTAGAAGACTCATTAAATTAAATAATAAGAAAGCAAAAGTTGAGCTAAAAAAAATTAAGAAATTTGCTAAGCGAAATTCACAGTTCCAGAAACTAAAAAAAATTGAAAAAGAAATTAAACAATTCTTAGAATACTTAAATAACAATATTAAATCAATCTTTAGAAATAATGAAATTATTTTTGGAGGCAAAAAGAAACAACTTTTAAATATTAATGTACAACAAAGCGAATTGGAAAAAATGAAACAAAAATATATTCGCAAAGAATTAAAAACCATCAAAATTGAAAGACGAAATTACAAGAAGTTTAAACGTAATTTAAAATAG